The sequence tgCGTCTTTTGACTACATCTGCTTCTCCTCGAACCTCCCCATGCTGATTTTTGTCATCTCTTGGCCCAGGAGAAATATGATATGTCAGGTGCCCGCCTGGCCCTAACACTGTGTGTCACCAAAGCCCGGGAAGGTTTCGAAGAAGACCTGGATGCTCTGGAATACATGTTTCGGCAGCTGAGATTCGAAAGCACCATGAAAAGAGACCCCACTGCCCAGGTATTGGGGTGCCTACTCCAGGCCTGGTTGGGGGAGAGGTACTAGGTCGGATGTGTGGGCTATGAGGACCCAGCTGAGTCTGGTTCTTCCTCTCACTCCAGCAATTCCAGGAAGAGCTGGAAAAATTCCAGCAGGCCATCGATTCCCGGGAAGATCCCATCAGTTGTGCCTTCGTGGTTCTCATGGCTCACGGGAGGGAAGGCTTCCTCAAGGGAGAAGATGGGGAGATGGTCAAGCTGGACAATCTCTTCGAGGCCCTGAACAACAAGAACTGCCAGGCCCTGCGAGCCAAGCCCAAGGTGTACATCATACAGGCCTGTCGAGGAGGTGGGGACAGATCCAAGAGCACAGAGTCTCTggtttgttgtttctgttttgttttctaagacagcacccaggctggagtgcagtggtgcaatctcaactcactgcaatctccatctcccaggctccagccatcctcctgcctcagcctcctgaatagctgggactacaggctcctgccattatgtcaggctaatttttgtagacagggtctcattatgttgcccaggctggtctcaaactcctgagctcaagcaatcctcctgcctcagcctcccaccatgcccaaccaagtCTGTGTTTTTATCCAAGCCAGTCCCAGATCCAAAGCCCCAGCTgaagccaggcaccatggctcatgcctgtaattccagtactttgggaggcccagacggcaAGATTTTTTGAGGCCAGAAGATCAAGACTGGCttctgggcaatgtagcaagaatccagctctacaaaaaatttttaaaattagccaagggcatggtggcatgggtctgtgatcctagctactcaggaggctgaggtaggaggatcacttgagcccaggagttagaggctgcagtgagctatgattacactattgcactccaatctgggcaacaaagcaagccGCTGTctctaaaaagttaaattaaattaaaaagcccCACTGCACATGGCATACCACcagaccatcttttttttttttttttttttttttttttttgacaagagtcttgctctgttgcccaggctggagtgcaatggcacgatcttggctcactgcaacctccacctcctggggtcaagcaattcttctgcctcagcctcccaagtagctgggattacaggcacatgccaccatgcccggctaaattttgtatttttagtagagatgggatttcgccatgttagtcaggctggtctcaaactcttgacctcaggagcctcccaaagtgctgggattacaggcgtgagccaccgtacctggcccttACCTTCCTTTTTAAGAGGCGacatgtcactctgtcacccaggctagagtgtagtggtgcaatcatggctcactgcagcctcaaactcccaggttcaagtgatcctcctgcctcagcctcccaaaatgctgggagtacaggtgtgagccaccctgcccggccccTTTCcttacctttctctctgactttgcctcctcctcttcttgtTTCAGAACAAAAGGATCCTGGTGAAACAGTAGGTGGAGATGAGATTGTGATGGTCACCAAAGACAGCCCCCAAACCATCCCAACGTACACAGATGCCCTGCACGTCTACTCCACGGTGGAGGGTATGAGCGCCCAGCTGGCCCTGGGCTCCCTCTGCTATTCCCCGTCACCTGCCACTCCCGACCCCTGAACCTCTCCTCCAGGACCCACCCCCTTCCAGGATCTCCTCTACCTACCCTCTGAAGCTCCCCCGAACTCACCTCTCTGGAATTCCCAGGATACATCGCCTACCGACATGATCAGAAAGGCTCGTGCTTTATCCAGACCCTGGTGGATGTGTTCACGAAGGGCAAAGGACATATCTTGGAGCTCCTGACAGAGGTGAGTTGACAcaaggtagctgggaccaccaccCAGGCCAAGTAGGGTGCAGGCAGAGGAGGCTGAGCCTCCTCCTAACCCCTCTCCATTTCCTTCAGCCCCAAATCCAACCCAGATCTCAATACAGAAACTAAGATGCCCACTTTCCAACAACTTTCCCAAATGCAgggactctttctttttttttttttgagacggagtctcgctctgtcgcccaggctggagtgcagtggcgcgatctcggctcactgcaagctccgcctcccggattcacgccattctcctgcctcagcctcccgagtagctgggactacaggcgcccacaaccgcgcccagctaattttttgtatttttagtagagacgggctttcaccgtggtctcgatctcctgaccttgtgatccgcccgcctcggcctcccaaagtgctgggattacaggcgtgagccaccgcacccggccagcaggGACTCTAAAAACCCACAGTATGTGAGATAAATTTCTATAAACAAACCCCCCTTGGATATAAACAATGTTTGGGAAAACTGTTCTCTTctaatgtttgtatgtttttattgcaaattagaagaaaaaaaaaaaaaaaagcccagccAAGGATTCCATACAAACTATGGTATAGGAGCAGACCATAAAGGTCTCTTATGAAGAATACCCACCTGCCCCGTTCCCTAACCCTCCCCCCATAAGTCCATGACACTGACTCCTCCAAGCTCACCATACCTGTTGCTGCAGGTGACCCGGCGGATGGCAGAAGCAGAGATGGTTCAGGAAGGACAAGCAAAGAAAACGAACCCTGAAATCCAAAGCACCCTCCGGAAACGGCTGTATCTGCAGTAGAAGTAGAAAGACAGGGAGGAGCTTTCCTTCCAGCACTCTTTCTGTCTCACCGAAATTTAGAGGCAGCTCTTACCACTCCCTAAGATCTTCTCTTCCTAAGGCTAAATGGCACCCAGTTTCTTTTTCATCACACCCCTCATGCAGGTCCCCCTGTCCTTCTTAGAGCAAGCCAGCCAGAACTTAGCACAAGGCATAGTGGTAACATTAACATCACCTCCCTCAGGCTGGACTTTCTATCTTTATTAATGCAACCTAAGAGACCTAAGAGTGCATTCACTTATCCcactttctgttcctgtggtcttctttcttcctcccaaaGCAGAAACTGGATAGCGCTGAAGATTTTCCACAGACAAACCAATGCCCACTCAATCCCTCCTACCCCAGTCCAACCTCTGCTGGCTCCTGCATCTCACTTGGAGATAAAACCTCCTCCTGAGGCCAGTGCATTCCCAACTTCCAGTTCCCTCCTTTACCCTGGAGAATTAGTAAGGCAAGAACCATTCTTTCTCTCCAAAACCATTCCTCCTTGGCTAGCAAGTTGGTGTCCTAACTCCACTCTCTTCCTAGCTCATGGCCTCTCTAGATAACGAAGTTGTCTCCGCCTTTCTGGATCTCTTCCTCCTAACACCCCTCCCCCTGAAACCCTGGATTCTGCCCTCTCTCCAATGAAATCCACCCATTCAACTATTCTTGCATTCAACTACTCTGAATGAGAGCGTGTTGGAGCTATGGCAAATTCCCTGTTGTCAGCTTGCTATTTTGCAGACAGCATTATATTTAACCTCTCCTAACCAGAGAGGCTAAACAATTTGTCAAATGCAATACAGTAAGACAGAGGCAAGGACGAGGTTTGACTTCCAGCCCAGCCTCCTTTCCACAACCTGCTAAGTCTTGATCCATCTGAAAACTTTTCTAATTAGTGAAGATGCCTAATAAAAATTTTCCCTACCTCCAAGGTAGGAGCTTTCTGGAAGTTTCTAGGAATTCTCAATAACCACCAGCCAAGGTTACCTCCAGGTAACCTTGCAGCACCAGGCTGGAAGTCAGATCGGCTTCACTGTCCTCCAACTCTACAGCCTGTACCTCCCCATCCCCAGCTTTGACCTTTCCTGCTCAAATAAACTATGGGTACATCCAGCATCACTGAAAACTCAGGGCTAAGGATGAACGCTTTCTTCCTGGTTACTCCTCCAAGCGTTCCCTGGTATCCTCAACCTCAGATCCCAGGTTCGATTTCTGCAGTTAATCTATGACCCCTCTCTTTCTGCATCCTTCATATGCCACCAGACACCATGACCAGTCCAGCTTGATTTTCAAACAACTTTCATGCTGGTCTTCTCTTCCCTGACGTGTTACTGTGCAGGCTCAAGTCCTCATCTTCTCGTATCTGCATCTTTGCAGCCAACTTCCTCCCTTGCCTCTCTGCTTTTCCATCTCACTTTTCATGTGTCCTTCATACCATCTATAACAGTCATCTCCCTGGAACACTCAAGAAGACACAACATGCCCTATGATTTAAAGACCAGGGTACTGGActcagtgtctcacacctgtaatcccaactttgagagtctaaagtgggaggatcacttgaggccaggatttaagagaccagcctgggcaatacagcaagaccccatctctaccaaaagtaataataataattagctgggtatggtgccacatgcctgtagtcccagctactcaggaggctgaggtgagaggatcacttgagtccaggagtttgaggctgtaaggagctatgatcatgccgctgcatcCCAgctctgggtgagagagtgagatccggtctccaaaataaataaatcaatcaaatAAAGACCAAAGTCAAACCACACATCAGGATCTCTCACACCCTTCCAATTTTGCCATCTACCAGCACTTAGCTAAACTCATCTCCCATCTCTTCCACCATGACGTCACTCTTTCTACAAGGCTAATGTCCTCTTACTCACCCTTGCCTCTAAGCCTTTGCTATCACCATTTCCCACAAACTGGAgggccctctctctctctttaccccTCTTCCACTACCTCCCACCCCTACTTTTTTCAGAAAGccatttcctctcttttttctgaTTGGTCCTGCCCTCTCACCCAGGATTATATGCTGGAAATGACCACTTCTGGAGGGCAAGGAACAAGCCCTTGATCTGCATAATGAGTGTTCAATAAACAGTTGTCAAACTTTGAAAGAAAGTGTTGAAATCTTTGTTCTGTGCTGAAACCGTGAGGCTGATACGGAAAGGGGTTAtggatttactttcttttttcccagcGGCCGGCTTCCTCCCAGGTGTGTCTAACACGAATGGAGAATCAGGAGCTTCATCCTGTgtctactttccttttttttctttgagagacgagatcttgctctgccacccaggctggagtacagtggcgccatcatagcgcactgcaccctctacctcctgggctcaagcaatcttcccacctcagcctctcatctagctgggactataggtgcgcaccaccacatctggctaattttcttatttttttgtagagatggggtctcactatgttgctgaggctggtctcacgcttctggtctcaagcaattctcttgccttggcctcccaaagtgctgagattacagatgtgaaccaccacaccaagTTCCCGTCTCTTTCATAAAAACAGACGTGTTGGGAATTTGTAAAGTTACAGGTCACATTTTCATGCTGAATGACTATCTTTGACATAATTGTTCCATCTCCAGAATGTTTCCAAGGAAGTATGCGGACACAGAAATGTCGCTTTTCAGAACTATAAGGGACATTGGAGGTGGACGAGTTACAGCATCAAAGACATTTAGCAAGTGTGCCACTTCTCTCTAGCCTGGTGCCCATGGCAGACATGACTAATCAATCACGTCTATTTTTCCTAATGAAATCAAGTGTAACCTCAAAGTCTTTTTCCTCTGAGCACTCAGGTAGCTGACACCTGTCTATTGGCATGAGTACATCATTCCTGATCCATCTGAACCTCCACCTTAGGGAGTAAATTGTCTATGGTCATCTTATGTGGTACACCCAGGGATCTAGCCATGGCAGTAACTGGGGCTTTATCCACGGAAATGGCAAACCAAGTGGCCAACATAGAGGTGGGTTTGAAGGGCCAAGAGATTTGGGGAGATGCATGCACTGAGTTCTATACACTCACTTATGTGCCAACCTGCGATCCAAACACCCAATGATTCTGGGAGTCTCCGAATATGAGGGTCAGAAAACTATGTCTCACTCACCTGATCCAGCCTGCAGTTTGTTTTTATCAACAAAGCTTTGCTGGCTGGCACACAGGAATGTTTATTCACTTACATACTGGCTACGGCTGCCTTCACCCTACAATGGTAAAGTTGAGTAGTTAGAACAGACAACATATAGCCCACAAAGCTGaaattatttactatttggcccCTTACAGGGAAGGTTTGACAACCCCTACCCTAATATCTTTCcaaaaattttagttttgttaTCAATACTCATTTTGATgtcaatgagatatcacctcacacctgttgggatggctattatcaaaaagataggAGATAAGCGCTGGTGAGggtgtgaagaaaaggaaacttttgttggtggaaaatagaatggtgcagccattatggaaaacagtatggagattcctaaagaaattaaaaacaggtcgggcacggtggctcatgcctgtaatcccacacttagggagtctgaggtgggcagatcacttgagggcgggagttcaagaccagcctggccaacatggtgaaaccccgtctctactaaaaatacaaaaattagccaggtgtggtggtgggtgcttgtaatcccagctacttgggaggctgaggcaggaaaattgcttgaacctgggagatggaggttgcagtcagctgagatcgttccactgcact comes from Macaca fascicularis isolate 582-1 chromosome 19, T2T-MFA8v1.1 and encodes:
- the CASP14 gene encoding caspase-14, with product MSNLRSSEEEKYDMSGARLALTLCVTKAREGFEEDLDALEYMFRQLRFESTMKRDPTAQQFQEELEKFQQAIDSREDPISCAFVVLMAHGREGFLKGEDGEMVKLDNLFEALNNKNCQALRAKPKVYIIQACRGEQKDPGETVGGDEIVMVTKDSPQTIPTYTDALHVYSTVEGYIAYRHDQKGSCFIQTLVDVFTKGKGHILELLTEVTRRMAEAEMVQEGQAKKTNPEIQSTLRKRLYLQ